The Hydractinia symbiolongicarpus strain clone_291-10 chromosome 2, HSymV2.1, whole genome shotgun sequence genomic sequence ataaaacaaaatcgtaccaaacaaaaatgtgaaaaatggatTTTTGATAAAGTCGAGAATTACCATGTGAGCTCAATTGTGACCGAGGTAATGTCTGCTTTGCTATGCctgtaaacattaaaactgCCGATAATGGCTTATAATCACGCTTCATTATTTTTACAAGTAgctataaaaatacttttttatgttgTGAAGCCAGTATAATGTTTTATAAAGATTGTATACAGTTTGTTCAGTTCACAACGTACCTATTTTAGTctcgttaaaaaaaaacacccatcttccacaaaaagtGAACGTTTTTTTAACCTATAAACTCTAAAGCGTTTTTTggaaaacacaaaatatttggCGTTTCGACCTTCGTCATTGTACCAGATTTTTTGCCCATTGTTGTTGCAATTGCCGATATCGAGTAGTGCCGGACAGTAAACTTAATTTTCCTTTATGTGGGCCTTTCGATATATTAAAGTTGAGTGATCACAAGTTATGGCTTATAGATGGCATGTCGATATGTCGTCCTTGCCATGAGACCAAATGgcaaaaaaatcaacattatTTCATTTTCGGATATTTTTGCAGTTAGTCTATTTACCTTTTCCTTAAATCCTAATTTACATCATCATAGAAATACACGATGTAGAATATATGGTTGTAAGGATgcgtgaatttttttatttagtggaACTTGGTATGCGATAATAATTTCTACCCTATGGTATCTACAACAGTTTATTTCATCGGTGTGATGATTGGCGGAGGGACAATTGGTCGGGTATCTGATCGTTATGGTAGAAGACCAGTACTTCTCATCTCGTTAGGATTGGCAATCATATTCTTTGCAGTTGCTTCACTGATAAAAAATTTCATCCTGTTTACATTATTCCGTTTTTTTGGTGGTATATTCGCTTGTGTAGGTACTTGTTTTCATCAGCAACCAGAATTTAGCAAAATTCTTAAgctatttaaaaaacataagacTTGATACAAGCAACAATATATGTTGAAGCTATGTTTTTAAGAAACGTTCATTGATTTTGACAATGTCAAGCTTCTTTGATCATAATAGACAGCTCCTTTTCCTGATTTTCAACAGAATGATAATTCATAGGGCATCAAGTAAATATCTGACATTTAATGAACAATTGTTGGTGAACACTGATAATTTTTTGGATTCGGTTTTGGTTACCTTAAAAATTGTTCCACTTTCTCCTTCCAGCAACCTTTTTATGAATTTAAAGGCATATTTTTTTTGGCAAATTCAGTGCTATATCAATCGACAGGACTATCTGCTAAAAAtccaattttaacattttgtctTATACCtcagtaaaagttttttaacatatcttccagtTTTAACACACATTGTGTGATAAATTGTTTGAACTATTAAAGGGGCTGTTGgctttcgactttagtgacttgtcgagctgatggcggcgaaaaacaaacttgctatttttccggcaagtatgtaatttacagagtcgaacatatagatatatctagaatttttatcttctccagccttggtcattttttcatccagaataagtctcgctgaaatatttctttgtaatatatttttcgaaaaaaatattgtaccaGCAAACAAAGTATGCTGGTCTGTTTTTTGCCCAActgcgtttgccggatttttaatatgtgcaggatatacggaatgtgagcattttaaccggttcgtttCAACTTCCAATCATACTTACTTAATTATCCTTATAGCGTTCCATATTTGAAAAGCAACTTTTTCGTCAAACTTGGCAAAACAGACATGTGCATTTAGGATATATATAGTTTAATGGTTCATAATAGGAAGAATTCCGTTCATCGTTGTGGACTATTTGGTCTCCGTAAAAAATCAGAGAGTCGCTCATCTTTTACACTCGCAGCGCGAGTCATCTAACAAACCtgttaataaaaagaaattgctacgcatttttaaatacaaacaaATATCAACTTTGCCGCGAAGTATAAGTTGTCAattaaaagtcatattttaaaaGTGATTGAAACCATAATTTAGACCTGCCAAAGTATGCCTATCAAAGTGCATTACTTTGCGTGTTTTTCTTTCCATGTTAGTGTGTTATGATTTTCTTTTAGGGGGTTCACAGTATTGTGTATGTGATGACGCCCGAATTAGCACCAAAGAAGCATAATAATTACCTTTCTTtacttcttattttttctttcctgacatcCGTTGCTGCTGGAGGCGGTATATGTTGGGCAACGAAAAGTTGGTGGCAGTCACAACTCTACACATCTTTATCTCTGGTTATACCGCTATGCCTGATGTATTTGTAAGTCCTGTGTAAAATTTGTTTACCAGTCTGTTATGTACAATGTAAGTCCGGTGTAAAATTAGTTTACCGTTAAGTACAATGTAGAAGTCTGGTGTAACATTAGTTTACCAGTCCACCGACCGTTATGCGTGATGTATTTGTGAGTCTGCTTTTAAATTAATTCAGTGATCCACAGAAGAGACAATATATCTTCTTAAAACCAATTTTCGAACGTTTTTACCAtatcttaaagtttttttaacgtCTAAAACGCAGTGAGATTGTAAAATAAACTATAAACGTTTgcttaaaatattcaaaaataggCTTAGAGTAAAATTAAGTACGAAGCTAAGAAGGACTATACGTATTCTTACAGGCCTTTTTATTAGTTTCAGGGTCCTTACCATCCGTCCGTCGTGTAGCTAAAACCTAAACAAACATGAGGgttgcaaaaagaataattatacGTGTCTTCATTTTCTTTAGCTTTCTTCCTGAATCATTTCGATGGCTTGTCGTTCAAAAGAAATATAAACTACTTAATCAATATCTGACAAAAGCTGCAAAGATGAATAATGTGACTTTACTTTCACTGTCAGTTATCCACAGTGGCGAAACTATCAAAGGTGTGAAACCGATAAACAGAAAACgaatatcaacaaaaaaattgttttcatacaAAGAGCTTCGAAGGAGATTACTGGCCATGTTTTTTGCTTggtaatttaattttctttagtaTGTAAAACATACTTAAGAAAATTACATACATATATATCAATAGCTCAAAGAATGCATGCACGTTTATAAACATTAGCTCAAAAGTATAACAAATCTAGAAAAAGTAAAAcgagtttaaaataaataaatcttctATCTGGTCAACAACAAAAGAGTGCATTCTAGCTTAGATAAAACTAACTTGTTCATGACACGAAAACATTTAAATTATTTCATGACTGAACAGAATGctataactttaaaatttatgtgttaTAATTTGATAACCCTTTAAGTGGACGATAAGAAATTATTCATTCTCGCTTTGATGATACTTAGCGTCGAATATTGCAAGCTCCACTGGATAGTTTTTGATATCCGATTTCACGTTATCCAATATCTGTTTAGAACAAATATGTTGAGATTTGGTACAGTTTGTTGACTATTAATTAGCTATTGAATTGATTTCCAGCCTATAAACTGTTTGTGCAATCCAAAATAACAATCATCCTTTTCTTACATACAGGACATCAGCAGCTATTGGATATTACACACTATCGCTGTCCATGGAATCCGTCTCTTCAGATCCGTACTTAGCTGTAATGATCGGAGCTTGTTTCGATACTGTTCCGGTAGTGATAGCCTTCTTTACCTTGAATAGGTAGAACTTTTGTTATTTGTCAGTCtcatgaaagaaaaaaacatacaagtTAATTTTGAATAGGTCATTTTGTTGTCATAAACAGTGTGCGCATTCAGCTTATCTACAACACTTTATGGTGAGTTCTCAGTAAAATGTCGGATCAAGTAAGGCTCTTCAATAGATTGTTTGGAAtaaacgaaataacattctggtTGCCTTGTCTAACTCTGACAAGCCTAATGATGGATTCTGTTAATAAATTAACTAACTACTTAGGTTTGGCAAAAGACGTGTAATACTGGCTTTTATGATCATTGGTAGCTTGCTTTGTATTTCCTACAAGATTTTTAATCATATCGGTAAGCTGTTATGCACTCTTCCTGCATCTTTGCAAATATTTAAACTGAAAAATTAATGATTTGGATTTTTTTCGACAAATAAAAACACGCTGTAGCCTTTTGTGTCTCTTTTTCTCTCGTGAGATAATACACAATGCGATTTGTAATTAATATTTCTTTCAGCTCTACTGTTAGCAGGGAAAATGTTTTTCGCTCCAACATTTGGCTTGGTATACGTTTATTGTGTGGACCTCTTCCCTACTATCGTTCGGTAAGTTTGCCTGTACGTTTATATTGCGCATACAATGATGCTTTTACTGCACAATTaatattttgtcttttttttattcttctttatATAACTACTGTTACCATTTAAATATTATTAGATAATGAATGTTTCGTcacaaatttcagaaaattgaTAACTTAAAGATTTCACTAAATCTAGCATTATTCTCTGAGAGGCAGTTCCTAAAAACgcatataaagaaaaatattatttgcaaTATTCTCCTCTTTTCTTCATAGCAACTTATGTGTTGGATTGTGTGTAACAGTTTGTCGCATGGGAAGTGTACTTGCTCCACAATTGATACTTTTGGTAAGTGTGTCCATATGATTGGCGAGTGTGTCCATTATTTTGTTTCACTGATAGCCACAGAAAAATTGCGAAACTTTAATAAAGCCCTTTTATGATTATTATTGATTATTACATGAAGGTTCCAGTCCGTTTCCTTTCATAAAATTCACAGCTTGATTTACTTTAGACTTATAACTTGGTTTGTTAGCTTGAATAGTCATGcatgactttttttttaaaaaaattactcgtCAGAAATTTCTCTCACTTTCACTAACTGTGTCACATGACAAAAGTGTGCAAAAATGTTACGCCTGTTACACATGCATCTTGTTTTAGGACATTAGAAAAACGTTTTGTTTCATTAGGtctgttaaaaacttttgttttcaaccatgaaagaaaaaagaatgacCAGCATAACTCacaatttgtgaaaattatcGAATGTTACTCAGCAGGATCCCTTAAAATGGGGATTTATGGTTGCTCGATTAAGCAGTTTACTCGCTTAACTGAGATTTCCTAGCAGACCCTTAACTTAGTGGGTCTACTTTTTATTTCCCCCACATTTGAAGATCCTTGGAAATAAATGGCAGTTGTTAGACGGCAGATACATGtcattttagcgatattttgagAAATTAGAACTGGGATTTAAATTTACAATTCAGctcctttatattttttcaggGTGTGTACACCTCACCTGATGTTCCTATTCTAATCAGTGGTATCATCATGCTGATGGCACCTGTCGTTATTTATTTTATGCCTGAATTGACCAATCAACCACTTCCTGATACCATCGAAGACGTAGAGAActtcaaagaaaacaaaaagaaattaccaGTTGAGCAGGAGATTAAAACAATTTCCAACTTAGTTTAACTATTTCTTCAAATACTAAAACTATAGAATaatgaacatattttttacTATATTAAAAGCACTGCAtgggattattattattatttaacagATCCTATCTTTAGCTTTTGTACAATATAGACCTTTTTATTctcgtttttaaataaaaatacacccGCATTTGCTTAGTACAACATTTTATAATCTTGGTTTAACCACTGTGCTAAATTTTTTGCAAACGTAAAAGATTGATTGTAGAAATTAAGTTTATTACTTTATTAAGTTATCATAATTTCGGTTTCAACAATAAATTGAATACATGTATCCGAATGCGCTTGCCCAGAAGTACCGCTGCGTTGCGAAACAGCTCACCAGTACTTTAAGGATAACTCAGCTTTtgaaaatctctataataatagccgtatttttgtctgttcaaaagggttactgatattcctttgatctttccgccaCTTCAAATTTCTAGACTGCAGTACGAAATTGCGATGCAAAACACAGTGAACCTTTTCTATATTTAATGGGCGGTCGCCCTCTTTTTTTCTGTTGACCAGATGGGAAAAAAACTCCAGCTCCATCTCAGGGGCTATTCTTTTTAAGCCATCCACATATCAGAAAGAGAATAAAAAGTCATGGAAACAAGGTTAGATAAATGAAATGTATCATAGCGTGTGAAGTTGTCGCAATATGTATGTGTGtcattaagaataaaaaaaacttaaatacgACACGAATGTACGATACGTGACTTTCTCAAGAATGATTCTAAGAATATTTAATACGCAATTCATCGTTTCCATGATTGAATTCCATAGCAACTTATTTTTAATGTGTAAAGGGAAGTACTTGTTTTCACGCATTAGAATATTTAAACCATATTTTCTGCGAGGAACTACTGAATAAAATATAACTTCATGTGAATAATTGTCCtacaaatttctttttctttgctcTCTCTTCtgctatttatttttaatttttttgctaaaccTATGTAAATTTTACAGTGTTTGTTTTAGGTCCAAACCTAAGCATTCATGTCATTTAAAATTTCGAAGATATACCTCTCAATGAAAGTgtttaataacaaaattaatgaaaaagtaTGGCGAAACACttacaaataattatttcatagaaaaaaaacacaagtgaaAAACTTTGATATCACGCTATCTCTACGTTAATAATACTCATATTCAGCCTGCCTGTTGTGCACGAAGAAGAAGTCGTGCTAACCACACACAAAATTCTCAAATTATAAACAGCAAATGCCATatattttaacgacttttatttCTCTACTCGCGCGTATTAAACCAATCACAAAGCTTGATTTGCAGGAATAACCAATCCAAATTCTTCTAGAAAAAAGCAATATGATCCATAAGAGCTGTGTATGAGATAACGAAGGACATTTTGGTTTAAAAGTGATGGCGTTGATGTTCGaggtcttttttttttttacctttttctcTTCTAAATGAAGGTAAGTTTTCTAATACttgtttcaacatgttttgataAACGTTGATGTTTTGTAGCCAATCATAcacaaatcttaaacaaactgattttaaaattttaattaccaGCATATTAAAAATGATCCAGTTTGGGTTTTTGTGACCAGTTCAAAAATACTTTGTTCTCCTAAAAAACAATGTTTCACGGAACAAAGTATTTAaaccaaataaaatatttacccTTTGCAGGGCTTTTTAGGTTTTTAGTCTAAAATTGAAATAGTGTTCAATTTTCAGTTTGCGAGTCATTTCTCATGAGTAAGAACAtttgagaaaataaatattcttgCGGAAATAAATTTCGCGATTGGAAagcgaaaataattttttttaaaacctattTTAATACTGACATCTGTTATAAAAGAATATGTAGAACTTATgttaaaattaagtttaaactttaaatacttttaatCAAAATGAtaacaatatcaaaaaacatGCAATAAAGGTCAAATTTAAAGTAAAGTAAACTACTGACAATAATGACCATTTCATCGGCGAAAAAACTACCGCTGTCTATTACAGAATTTTTTCAATAATCATAGCTgcataccgtaatgcttcgaataaacaccccccttctattaaacgcccccctcgaatagacacTCCcctttttaagtcatttttaaaataaccccccccccctctgatagacgcccctccctcataaggggacgtttattcgaggcgatagtaaaagtatatGACAATTTTAAAGACAATTTTACTGGCgttattataatataaacatTTCATAAATACAACTAAACACAATCTCTCATATTTGATACATCGGTAAATAAGGAAATTTTCTATAAACACctttttcctaaatcttaggtttaaggttggaaatttagATATATTGTAAAGTTTATAATACAGGTAAAAGCTGCAAAAAAGGCGAAGTGTAACGCCCCTTAAAACGCCCCTTtcttttaaacgcccccctcgaatagacgccccaccaaaaaaaaatgtcaaaaaatttaataacacCCCGTAAAAAATGTGTACGTCAACTCGTAAAATACTGCTAATTTGGTAACTTTTTAATAATATGTTAAAGCCTAGAAAACATAAATATacaatttgtttaaatttttttactatttcctccTCATCGACAATAGCTCAATGGTGTTCTGTTATTCAgcgatgttttttaaaataggtTTTGTATAATCTTCATACTTTGATCCAAGTGGAAAATTAACCGaaatcacttttttaaaaatttttaacatttttaacatttttccaaacaacgaaaacttttatttcgaCTTCCAAACTGCCTTATAGAGGAAACCGCTTTACTACCGTAGATTCAACTGTTGCCGTAATTTTTGCTTCGTGTGTTATTGCATATtctcaaattcgcgttaattaattGCATTTTCGAAAACAACCTTGCTCaaccgcgttaattaaatgccgttttcaaaattattttattgaacTGCCTTAATTTTATGACTGTTAACTTAATTCacgttaatttcttgactcgttaatttcatggaataagctACATTGGGCATTTCTTTATGAAAGTCGCGCAAAAGTTTACCTGCCAATGTTCACTGAGTACCAAGAACTTAGAaccttaggttatttggttaaatcTTTAATCGTGAAACATCCTAATTGCTGACGTTTAAGACCATTTTACCCGAATTTCAGGACGTTCCATTTTACCCGAATTTCAGGACGTTCCATTTTACCCGAATTTCAGGACGTTTCATTTTACCCGAATTTCAGGACGTTCCATTTTACCCGAATTTCAGGACGTTCCATTTTACCCGAATTTCAGGACGTTCGTTGGCCAAGATGCGGATTAATTCGTTGTGGAGTTTACAACAACTGTCTTTCCGGGCTTAGTCCCTGGGTTGTTGTTACAGAGCACTTTGTTTATTGCTTTCGAATtaaccaaaaatgaaaaatactcCAAAAACAAGTTGTATTTGAGGCAAGCATTATTATTTGATATCAGTTTATACATTAACTCACAAAATCAAAGTTCTATGCTGTTGCCCTAATGTGCCATGTGATATGGATAGATTGTGTTAAGACATTGTGCAatccttcttttatttcgccGTTCTACCAAACTGAAGTGCCATTGAGTTGCACTTCACCAGAAATCATGAAACTCATGCAATCAGCTGTGGATGAAAATCACTGAAACCAGTTTGACGTCACGTCATGTCTCATGTAAATGGTGTATTAATTATTTGGTCGCTCCACATTTTAATGTTCGTTTTAACCAGTTTTGTTGACGAAAAACTTCTTCTCCAAGATACACGTGTCTGTGCGGACTGTATTGACTTGCCCGTGACTCAACTTTCGCTGAAATATAAACAATTTCTTGTGATCGAATCTGACAATTTTAGGATTTCATTTTCTTTGTAGAAAAAAACTAGACACATTTGTTGTCATTATCGCATTCATCTCCTATCTCTTAAGTCTGACATCCTGTTTCTACCACGCCAATGCATTTTTGTCACTATTGTCGCCTACGAAAATGACGTCACGAAGACTTCTCAATGCTTTTTTTATCAGATTTCCAATTAGGCTGAAGTATctgtaaaacaaatttttaattaaagtacATTTGTATTTAAATTTATCCTCCTGaatgttttgaacattttaattaaaactGCCAAACGCTGTGCGACGTATACTTAATGTAACAGAGTTCTTAAAATATATTGACAAGAAAAAAATGGCGCAATTTGATGAGAAGGAGAGCAAGTTAGAAGGAGTGACACGAATGTAAGTGACATTACAATGAAgttattttaaatgattattAATGTCGAAGAAAATGAGCATTGTTTGCACGAAACAATGCAGTTGTCCTTAGTAAAGACCCCCCAACTCTTAAGGAGATCTATCCCATCCTCAATGGAACGTATCAATTAGAACTCGTTTAACAGTATTCACAAACATTAAGAAcatataaaataagaaattactGTGACAAATCTGCTATgacttgtttttaaagattactTGAACTGTCGAAGAAACTTAAGCACCGTGTATTTGCTGTATGCGAGCAAACAATTTAGCTGGTGAAACTTTTAAGTATGCATCCAAAAATTCCAAGCGCGTATGTAGctacacatttttttgtatatgagaATGTCTGAGGCTATGTGCTTATTGCTTGTTTCATAAAAGCTTAAGCGGCATAACATACCTGGCGTTGTTGCGACATCTTTCGCGTTTGGATTCTGTTACCTGCTCCAGTGTTAAGCAaaagttattttcttatttttttaggacAGAGAAAAGAACCGGAAAAGAAGGTCAGTTAGATGATGTGTTATTGAAACTGGGCTCACCTGGTCGATACCACGTGATTTGTTATCTCCTTTTATGGTGTTGCAATGCATTCGTTGCGTTTAACCACGTGTCATTGCCGTCAACATTTGGTATCACACCTTCACATCGGTAAGTCGGGTATGTCATGAAAATTAAGAAGTTGAAAAATAAAGCACTGCTGAAACTCAAAATAAAAACCAATAATGCAAAATGTAGTCTAGGTCCAAAAGAACGATAAAATTGATTTGCAGAAGTGAAACAAAATAAGGTTTTTCTCTAAATAAGGAAAGTAAATCATGTCttattcttaaaaataatttgtgattGAATTAATTTAAGCGATTAAAACGTTTAAACACAAACCCGCTTTTTATACAAACATAACATAACACCTTCACATCCGTAAGTGGGGGTGTTATGGAATTAAGAAGTTGAAAAATAAAGCACTGCTGAaactcaaaataaaaaaaacctggATAATGATCGTGTTCTGGGTTCtggtatttaatatattttaaattaaacattttacagCATGAAAAAGAGGGCTATAAGATAGAGAAGCActtcaaaaacaaaagtaaaggCTTTATCAGGTGAAAAATGTTGAGACCAGAATAAGCATATAAACCAACACAACCATACGAAGGCTTTATTTACACGTTATGATCATTATCAGCAACACAACCATACGAAGGCTTTATTTACACGTTATGATCATTATGAGCAAcagccaaaacaacaacaacaacaaaagatatAAACAATAATTAGCCAGCTAATTAAAACTACATAACAATTGATTAAAAACAAACCCACAATACAACAAActacaaaagaaaagaaataacacTGATTGAGCACACACAATCAGTCAAAATATATTTAGCCTTATTAGTCTAAATGATAGTAAGCAAACCGCTGTTTTATGGTAAAATCATTTTGTAACTTGCTAGGTCAACCTCGTACCCAGGGTTTTTCTACGTCTATGATATTCTGACGGGATGGTTTCGTAATAGCCCTGAGAGTTATGGAAAGAAAATAGGGTAGCTATTTGGGGATTATTGACACTATTTATTAGTAAATCTTGACTTCGAGAGAATGACTTTACACTAGTGTGTTAAGGGGATTGGAGTGGTCAGGATACAATGCTACACTGGTACATTGAGAGGAATTATGTTTAttcttacttttttaattttttttgctttgtgtTAAAAGAATTTTGGAGGTTAAAACGATAGACGTCGATAGAAGTGTTTTAAATTATAAGAAATAAATCTATACATACTTTTATTGTGAGGAAAAATAACTCCATTATGTATTTAGATGTGCCTTGCAAAATGGTAGACCGAACACGAGTGAGCTGTGGCGGAATACTTCTCACTTATTTATCGCGgaaaaatgtgaaataaaacaaaatcgtaccaaacaaaaatgtgaaaaatggatTTTTGATAAAGTCGAGAATTACCATGTGAGCTCAATTGTGACCGAGGTAATGTCTGCTTTGCTATGTctgtaaacattaaaactgCCGATAATGGCTTATAATCACGCTTCATTATTTTTACAAGTAgctataaaaatacttttttatgttgTGAAGCCAGTATAATGTTTGTATAAAGATTGTATACAGTCTGTTCAGTTCACAACGTACCTATTTTAGTctcgttaaaaaaaaacacccatcttccacaaaaagtGAACGTTTTTTTAACCTATAAACTCTAAAGCGTTTTTTGggaaaacacaaaatatttggCGTTTCGACTTTCGTCATTGTACCAGATTTTTTGCCCATTGTTGTTGCAATTGCCGATATCGAGTAGTGCCGGACAGTAAACTTAATTTTCCTCTATGTGGGCCTTTCGATATATTAAAGTTGAGTGATCACAAGTTATGGCTTATAGATGGCATGTCGATATGTCGTCCTTGCCATGAGACCAAATGgcaaaaaaatcaacattatTTCATTTTCGGATATTTTTGCAGTTAGTCTATTTACCTTTTCCTTAAATCCTAATTTACATCATCATAGAAATACACGATGTAGAATATATGGTTGTAAGGATgcgtgaatttttttatttagtggaACTTGGTATGCGATAATAATTTCTACCCTATGGTATCTACAACAGTTTATTTCATCGGTGTGATGATTGGCGGAGGGACAATTGGTCGGGTATCTGATCGTTATGGTAGAAGACCAGTACTTCTCATCTCTTTAGGATTGGCAATCATATTCTTTGCAGTTGCTTCACTGATAAAAAATTTCATCCTGTTTACATTATTGCGTTTTTTTGGTGGTATATTCGCTTGTGTAGGTACTTGTTTTCATCAGCAACCAGAATTTGCAAAATTCTtaagcaatttaaaaaacataagacTTGATACAAGTAACAATATATGTTGAAGCTATGTTTTTAAGAAACGTTCATTGATTTTGACAATGTCAAGCTTCTTTGATCATAATAGACAGCTCCTTTTCCTGATTTTCAACAGAATGATAATTCATAGGGCATCAAGTAAATATCTGACATTTAATGAACAATTGTTGGTGAACACTGATAATTTTTTGGATTCGGTTTTGGTTACCTTAAAAATTGTTCCAGTTTCTCCTTCCAGCAACCTTTTTATGAATTTAAAGGCATATTTTTTTTGGCAAATTCA encodes the following:
- the LOC130629978 gene encoding organic cation transporter-like protein, which gives rise to MAQFDEKESKLEGVTRMTEKGTGKEGQLDDVLLKLGSPGRYHVICYLLLWCCNAFVAFNHVSLPSTFGITPSHRSTSYPGFFYVYDILTGWFRNSPESYGKKIGCALQNGRPNTICSVHNVPILVSLKKNTHLPQKMACRYVVLAMRPNGKKINIISFSDIFAWNLVCDNNFYPMVSTTVYFIGVMIGGGTIGRVSDRYGRRPVLLISLGLAIIFFAVASLIKNFILFTLFRFFGGIFACGVHSIVYVMTPELAPKKHNNYLSLLLIFSFLTSVAAGGGICWATKSWWQSQLYTSLSLVIPLCLMYFDPQKRQYIFLKPIFERFYHILKFF
- the LOC130627286 gene encoding solute carrier family 22 member 4-like; protein product: MRVAKRIIIRVFIFFSFLPESFRWLVVQKKYKLLNQYLTKAAKMNNVTLLSLSVIHSGETIKGVKPINRKRISTKKLFSYKELRRRLLAMFFAWTSAAIGYYTLSLSMESVSSDPYLAVMIGACFDTVPVVIAFFTLNR